TTGCTTGTACCAAGCACCATTCTACCTGCTCCACACACCCTAACTCACTCACTGCTCCACGTCCCCATGAGGTAGGTGCACCTTTATCCCATTACACAGATGAGGACACCGAGGTCCACAGCAGCATCCAGCTCAGGGGTACCAGCTAGTCTGTGGCAGAGCCCTGCTCTTCCCCACTCCTCTACGTTGCCTCTGAAGCTCGCACAGAAAGTCCGAAGCCCTCCTCTTGTTCACTTCAACAGACGCCGCCAAGCATCAGTGTGCTCCTCAAACAGAGAAACCTTCCCACCTGCAGCAGCTCTCTAAACCTGGCTTCCAACCTTTCATTCTGCTAAGTGTTCTCTCCAGGGGGACAAAATGACCATCACATCAACAAATCCAGAAACCTCCTCCCTAATTTTCACTCTCCTGATTTCTCtgccacattaaaaaacaaacaatagacTTTTATTGGgttaaatgttttctaataagaaaaacaatagaggTAACTTGTTTTCAAAAGAAGGTGGCAGCGATGAAGTAGCAGGAGCAGAGAGCACGTGGTGCACTCCAGGGTCACACCCTGAGCCCCGGCTCTACCTCAGCCGCACACGTGCCCAGCGTCAGGCTCAGGTGGCTGCCTGACCAGTGGTCCTGTCGAACTGACCAGCAGCATCTCAATTAAATGCAGGGTCTCAGAAATTCACAGCATCACGACAAACAACACTTGTTCCTCGTTTTCAGTATTTGTAAACTGCAACACGTAATTATCTCACCTGGATAAACGTTTGCCTTACAGCTGTGTGCTGCAATCCCATAGCTGACTTAATAAATGGTTTAAAAGTTCAGCTCCCAACTTATTTCCACCCCGTGGTACAGTCGAGGTCCGCACGCCATCCCACCCCCAGGAGCGATGTACCCTAGAGGGGCCATCCAGGAGCTCTAGCAGGAAGCAGACAGGCCTCTGGTTATGCCCATTCCCTGCACTCTGACCCCAAACCTTACTGTCCACATCCATTCACATGCAAATGTGCCTAGGGACACAAGGGGACCTGAATTTTTATATCAGTGATAAATTATTTGCAACAAACCTCAAAATTGGGTGTCACTCTAGAGCAGCCCTGTCCAACAGAATTTTTtgcaatgatgaaaatgttcaattATCTGCACCGTCCAGTAGTCACTGGCCACATGTCGCTAATGAGCAGATAAAATGCTGCTAGTGCCACTGAAGGACTGAATTctaaattttctttgatttccttttctttctttttttcggctgtgccgcgtggcttgcaggatcttagttccccgaccagggatcgaacctgtgcccttggcagtgaaagcacagagtcccaaccactggactgccagggaattccccccaaatatatacattttaaaatgatctggGGGACTTCTCACAGCTTTCTCACAACTGTTCCTGAAGTACACAAAGCTTGTCTTTCACCTAGAACAGGACTGGCAAACTACGCCCTGTGGGACACATCCATCCAGCCCATGacccgttctttttttttttttccatgaccCGTTCTTAACCCAAGGCTAAgaatgctttttacatttttaaatacttgtggaaaaaaacaaagaaagaataatcTCTAACAGAAACTCTGTGGCCCACGAAGGCTAAATACTTACCGTCTGTGGCACTTCACAGAAAACGAGCTGACCCCTAATCTCGAAGGCCCTCCCTAGCCCCCTTCCCAATTCCAGCCCTGCAGTTCCCAAGACCTCCATCGAATACACCGCTTTACTGACCACTGATTTCTTCTCACTTCctgaaaaaattttcaattttgtcCTTAGCATTTAAAAGGTACCATATTACACAGAATTATTTCTATTGATCTCTAAAAAGGAATACGATTTTCAAGCGGAAAAGGACCTCAGAAACCACAGGAGTCTATCCTCCATTTTACAGCAAGGAAACTACGACCAAGACTGGCCTAAACTCACAAAGTCTGTGAGTGGCAGAGACAACTGGTACATCTGGACTCCCTGCCCAGGGCTTTgctaaaaatagattaaataccTGAATATTTACTCTCTGTAGAGCTGCCAGATTTAGCACATAAAGATAGAGCCTGCTCAGTTAAATGTGAACATCATATAAACGAGTAATTTTTTAGTAAACAGCCATACAAAATGTGagatatactaaaaaaattaCTCGTTGTGTACCTGAAATTCAGACTTAACTGGGAGTCCTGGTTTTCTCTGGTAACCTTAATTCTCTACAGCCCGGGCTACTTGGGAGCTGCCTCTTTGTGGACTCACTGTTTCACTCTTCCAACAACCCAGTGCAAGAGCCTAAGCTCGCCTGCAGAAATCCCTTCAAGGTCCAGCAGGACTGGTGCCTCTTTCTCCCAACACACAAAATGCCCCTTTCCCAATATGCTCTCTACTCTGTGTCCCCAAACCCTCTGTTCCCACCAGTGCTAACACATGAACACACCCTGTATAAATGAGCTACCATCTCAGTTGTCACTAAAGGCAGAAATGCCAGCCTAGCCATCACATGTCCCACCACCAGAGGTAACCGCACACTGAGGACACCTCTACTCAGGGGATACGTTTTTCTCTCTGCACAACCCCAGGGCCACACTCCAGGACAGATGCTTTTCTATGCTGTTATatcgacacacacacacatcagaggGGCTCAGAAAGTGCTTACTGAGGAAAAGCGTCTATGCAGTGCTTGTGACGGGCTAGGGAGTTTAGCACTAAAGATGCTGAACGGGATTTGCGCTTGCTTCTTATTCCCAGTAATACATACAATTTTGTTCTTGGCTCTTTCTTTATCCAGTTTTAAAAATTCGCTGAGGGTTAATTCTTCAAACTGCTTCTTGACAGAAAGGAAAGCACAACCAGATGAATGCTTTTTATGTTCTTCTCTAGAAAAAGCAACACACGAGCACGTCAACAGAGAAAATTCAGGTGAAGGGAGAAAGGCAAGTTTGTTaccaccagccccctccccacctcacagacacacactgcTCTGCTTCAGGAGCAGGGTGTGAAGTCTGAAGTGGACGGAACCAGGGCAGGACCCACATTCCCACACAACTTGTCTCAGCACCTTCTTGCTCTGTggactccccccagccccacccatatCCTGTGGCTGATGTAGTCTACCTGGAGTCTTTTAGCAATTAGAAGGAAAAGTGTTACAGAGTATAAATCCAAAGGTATCACATGTCAAAGCCCTTAAAATCCTTCAGGAACCATTTGCAGTTGTCTCATTTCACTCGAATTATTACATAATCTGTTGGTTTGGAAAAAGGGCACCACTGACCCAGTTTCTCCAGTGAATTCCTCTGCCTCATACCATCATTCTGTGCATTCGGAATTATCCCTGCTAGCGGACAGCACTATAACGAGAAcagtctggggaattccctggtgctccagtggttaggactccacactttcactgctgagggcccaggttcaacccctggttggggaactaagatcccgcaagcccgcgcggcacggccaaataaaaaccaaaacaaaaccagaacagGCTGGAAGAACACCCAGCCACGCAAATTCCAAAAGGACAGCCAATAGTAACTATAATCTGAAAATATTATAGCACTTGGAAATTCACTCCCAAGAATACAACCAATATTTCCCCAGTGATACCTGGTATGATCACCATATCATCCCAGTCAATACTGGGTCATGAGAGCAAACACATTAGGGAAAACAGCAACACTCTTCTTGCCAAGAAGAGAAACAACTCCGGTGATTCTCTACGGGGAAAAAAAGTTCAAGCTGTGGAAGCAATTGATTCTGACAGGAGAGAAAACGGTGCGGGGAAAATGTGGCATTACATTACAGGAATATTGTTGTCTGTATGAATATATgcacacaataaaaaagaaaactagatgcCCTAAAGaacaaaatctaaaacaaaactgAGTGTACTATTTTAAGGGGTGGTTTTTGTGCTGTATGAATTAATAGTTCAATAAAGcttcagggattccctggtggcacagtggttaagaatccgcctgccagtgcaggggacatggatttgaaccctggtcccggaagatcccacatgccgcggaacatcTAAGCCCGTGtcgcacaactactgagcctgcactctagagcccgtgagccacaactactgaggcccacgtgccacaactactgaggcccacgtgccacaactactgagcccacgacccacaactactgagcccgcctgccacaactacagaagaccgtgcgcctagagcccgtgctctgcaacaagagaagccaccgtaatgagaagccctcaccgcaacaaagagtagccaccgcttgacgcaactagagaaagcctgcgtgcagcaacgaagacccaacacagccaaaaacaaataaataaatttataaaaaaaaaagcttcagatTTAAAACCTCTTAACAAGAAAGGCACCTGGACATCCCTAGGTCACAACAGGATCTGCTCCAGTATTTCTGTCTAACCGGAAAGGTATCAAGCACCTACAAGAATGAGCCTTTCTTCAACACTCCACCCAGGAGGACATTCGGCCAAATCAGATTTGATTAGGTTGAAAGCTTCACCAAGGTGCCAGCAGAGACTCATCCTTTACAGCAGCTGTTTAGGGCACAAACGAGGCTGGAAAGCCACAGGTCCTTCAATAATACTTCGAAATTTAGATGTTTTTTTGTGGGGGCCCAAGTCAAAACAAACGGTcctatggacatatatacactaccaaacgtaaggtagatagctagtgggaagcagctgcatagcacagggagatcagctcggtgctttgtgaccgcctggaggggtgggatagggagggtgggagggagacgcaagagggaagagatatgggaacatatgtatatgtataactgattcactttgttataaagcagaacctaacacaccattgtaaagcaattatactccaataaagatgtaacaataaataaataaaaacaaggaacAAACGGTCCTGATGGAACTGGGGAACCCCGGAAGCCCAGCGAGGCTGGCCTGAGGGACTTACATAGGGTCGTCATCTGGCTCCCAGCCTTCCAACTCCTTGAAGCAGAAGAAACACTGAGCCAAGTCGGGCTCGTTCTCAGTTGGACAGTGGATGAAGCCGGCCGCGGCCATCTGCAAAGGAGAGCTCGGCTCAGGCCCCAGTGCGGAGAGGTTCCCCCGAGTTCCGGGAGGCCACAGAGGGGCTAGAGCCCGCAGAAGGGGTCGCCCCAGGGGCCCGGGAACCCACAGAGGGACCGGAGCGCGCGGGAGGGGTCGCCCTGGGGGCCCACAGAGGGGCCGGGGCCCGCGGGAGGGGTCGCCtcaggggctggggcggggctctgggggcggggcgggcttGGGGGCTCCGGGAGGCCGCGCGGACTCACTCGCTCCGGGGTGCAGGCGCAGCCCTCCAAGAAGGGCCAGTTCTTAAATGTGGAGACACGATGGTCCTTGAGGTAGAGCTGCCAGGCCGGGGGCAACAACGGGGTACTCATCCCGCCGCCGCCGAGCGGTGCCGCGATTCAAATCCGGCGGTTGTCAGCCGCCGCGGGGCATGTCGGGAACGCGCCGCCCGCGGCCTTCTGGGAAATGGGAAGCTGGGCGGCGCGGGGTATGCTGGGAGTTGTAGTCCTCCCGCCACATGTCTCTGCTTCTGCTCACCAGGCACCGACCCAACACCGCCCCGCGCTTACTCCCATCCCAGCTGCTTGCAAACAGTGGTAGGAAGAGGAGTGGAGAATGGGCCGAAGTCCCTGTGATAGTTTCATGGAGTGGCACCTGCCGAGCACAAATGGATTAAGCCCTTTCAGCGTGCAAACTGTTATTGTTTTTGTGCCAGCTTCCTCAGCCAGCCCTTGTGCCGTCCGGGTTGGAACATGTGCTGAGGCACGTCCATCTAGAGGCCACGCATCCATCCTCCAGGGGAAAGATTTCACATAGATGAAGTACACAGCTAAACCTCCACCCTTGCTGGAGTGAGCTGTTCACTCGTCTCTTTTATCAAGTCTTTTCACTGAAGCTTCCTGGAAGTCCAGAAATTGACCCTTGgagctttgttcttccttttccacCAGAATTCCTCAGGAGTTAGATATCCCTTCTAAGTCCCTGCCCCAAACAGACGTGCGGGTGGGGGTCAACAGAAGTGAAGCAATGTGTGGAAACAATGCCCACTGCCCTccagtcaggagacctgggtgtCCTATCAGGGAGGTGGATTGTTATGTGACTCCAGGAAGTGAACAGCCCTAGGACAATCCGCCTGGATAATAGAAATGAGAGCCCAGGGAGCAGGCACCTTCCTGTAGGCACAGCCAGACTGGGTTCAGAGCAGGCCTGTGTAGCTGGTGCCTAGCCTCATGAGACGCCCCAGCCTTCCAGCTCTATGAACCTGACTTTAAGTGGTTTTTATAGAGGTTTCACAGGCTTGGTTGATCAAATCATTGGCCTTTGGTGATTAATTGAATCACCAGCTCCTCTCCACTCTCTGaagatggggagggtggggctgaaagcTCCAAGCTTCTAATGAAGGCTTGGTCTTTATGGCCACCAGCCCCAGCCAGAAGCATTTAGGGGTtgctcattagaacaaaagacactcctatcactctGGAGATTCCAAAGGTTTTTtaggagctgtgtgccaggaatcggggacaaagaccaaaaatatatttatcacaaaggcaaatttgcatttttatgtgaACTTTCTGGATTTTCAAATAGTTGGCAACAAATCCTGATGGATAGTGTGATGATCAGACAAAACTGTTTTGAGATCATAAAACATCAATGCTAGATATT
Above is a genomic segment from Phocoena sinus isolate mPhoSin1 chromosome 20, mPhoSin1.pri, whole genome shotgun sequence containing:
- the BIRC5 gene encoding baculoviral IAP repeat-containing protein 5, giving the protein MSTPLLPPAWQLYLKDHRVSTFKNWPFLEGCACTPERMAAAGFIHCPTENEPDLAQCFFCFKELEGWEPDDDPIEEHKKHSSGCAFLSVKKQFEELTLSEFLKLDKERAKNKIAKETNNKQKEFEETAKKVRCAIEQLAASE